In a genomic window of Callithrix jacchus isolate 240 chromosome 22, calJac240_pri, whole genome shotgun sequence:
- the PRKCSH gene encoding glucosidase 2 subunit beta isoform X1: MLPLLLLLPLCWAVEVKRPRGVSLTTHHFYDESKPFTCLDGSATIPFDQVNDDYCDCKDGSDEPGTAACPNGSFHCTNTGYKPLYIPSNRVNDGVCDCCDGTDEYNSGVVCENTCKEKGRKERESLQQMAEVTREGFRLKKILIEDWKKAREEKEKKLIELQAGKKSLEDQVEMLRTVKEEAEKPEKEAKEQHQKLWEEQLAAAKAQREQELAADAFQELDDDMDGMVSLTELQTHPELDTDGDGALSEAEAQALLSGDIQTDATSFYDRVWAAIRDKYRSEALPTDLPAPSAPDLMEPKEEQPPVPSPPTEEEEEEDEEDEEAEAEEEEEEEEGSEVQGEQPKEAPPPLAPPQPASPSEEDKMPPYDEQTQAFIDAAQEARNKFEEAERSLKDMEESIRNLEQEISFDFGPDGEFAYLYSQCYELTTTEYVYRLCPFKLVSQKPKLGGSPTSLGTWGSWAGPDHDKFSAMKYEQGTGCWQGPNRSTTVRLLCGKETMVTSTTEPSRCEYLMELMTPAACPVPPPEAPTEGDHDEL, from the exons ATGCTTCCGCTGCTTCTGCTGCTACCCTTGTGCTGGGCCGTGGAGGTCAAGAGGCCCCGGGGCGTCTCCCTCACCA CTCATCACTTCTACGACGAGTCCAAGCCTTTCACCTGCCTGGACGGTTCAGCTACCATCCCATTCGATCAGGTCAACGATGACTATTGCGACTGCAAGGATGGCTCTGATGAGCCAG gCACGGCTGCCTGTCCTAACGGCAGCTTCCACTGCACCAACACTGGCTATAAGCCCCTGTATATCCCCTCCAACCGCGTCAACGATGGTGTCTGTG ACTGCTGCGATGGAACAGACGAGTATAACAGCGGCGTCGTCTGTGAAAACACCTGCAA AGAGAAGGGCCGTAAGGAGAGAGAGTCACTGCAGCAGATGGCCGAGGTCACCCGAGAAGGGTTCCGCCTGAAGAAGATCCTTATTGAGGACTGGAAGAAGGCACGGGAGGAGAAGGAG AAAAAGCTCATTGAGCTACAGGCTGGGAAGAAGTCTCTGGAAGATCAGGTGGAGATGCTGCGGACAGTGAAGGAGGAAGCCGAGAAGCCAGAGAAAGAGGCCAAAGAGCAGCACCAGAAGCTGTGGGAAG AGCAGCTGGCTGCTGCCAAAGCCCAGCGGGAGCAGGAGCTGGCGGCCGAtgccttccaggagctggatgaCGACATGGATGGGAT GGTCTCACTCACCGAGCTGCAGACTCACCCGGAGCTGGACACGGATGGGGACGGGGCGTTGTCAGAAGCGGAAGCTCAG gcCCTCCTCAGTGGGGACATTCAGACAGATGCCACCTCTTTCTACGACCGAGTCTGGGCCGCCATCAGGGACAAGTACCGGTCTGAG GCACTACCCACTGACCTTCCAGCACCTTCTGCCCCCGACTTGATGGAGCCCAAGGAGGAGCAGCCGCCAGTGCCCTCACCGcccacagaggaggaggaggaggaggatgaggaggacgaggaggcagaagcggaggaggaggaggaggaggaggagggttcCGAGGTGCAGGGGGAGCAGCCTAAG GAGGCCCCCCCGCCACTGGCCCCACCACAGCCGGCCAGCCCCTCGGAGGAAGACAAAATGCCGCCATACGATGAGCAGACTCAGGCCTTCATCGACG ctgcccaggaggcccGAAACAAGTTCGAGGAGGCCGAGCGGTCCCTGAAGGACATGGAGGAGTCCATCAG GAACCTGGAGCAGGAGATTTCCTTTGACTTTGGTCCCGATGGGGAGTTTGCCTACCTGTACAGCCAGTGCTACGAGCTCACCACCACCGA ATATGTCTACCGCCTCTGCCCCTTCAAGCTTGTCTCGCAGAAACCCAAACTCGGGGGCTCTCCCACCAGCCTCGG TACCTGGGGCTCGTGGGCTGGCCCGGACCACGACAAGTTCAGTGCCATGAAGTACGAGCAAGGCACGGGCTGCTGGCAGGGCCCCAACCGCTCCACCACT GTGCGCCTCCTATGCGGAAAGGAGACCATGGTGACCAGCACCACCGAGCCCAGCCGCTGCGAGTACCTCATGGAGCTGATGACGCCGGCCGCCTGCCCGGTGCCCCCGCCTGAAGCACCCACAGAGGGCGACCATGATGAGCTCTAG
- the PRKCSH gene encoding glucosidase 2 subunit beta isoform X2, whose amino-acid sequence MLPLLLLLPLCWAVEVKRPRGVSLTTHHFYDESKPFTCLDGSATIPFDQVNDDYCDCKDGSDEPGTAACPNGSFHCTNTGYKPLYIPSNRVNDGVCDCCDGTDEYNSGVVCENTCKEKGRKERESLQQMAEVTREGFRLKKILIEDWKKAREEKEKKLIELQAGKKSLEDQVEMLRTVKEEAEKPEKEAKEQHQKLWEEQLAAAKAQREQELAADAFQELDDDMDGMVSLTELQTHPELDTDGDGALSEAEAQALLSGDIQTDATSFYDRVWAAIRDKYRSEALPTDLPAPSAPDLMEPKEEQPPVPSPPTEEEEEEDEEDEEAEAEEEEEEEEGSEEAPPPLAPPQPASPSEEDKMPPYDEQTQAFIDAAQEARNKFEEAERSLKDMEESIRNLEQEISFDFGPDGEFAYLYSQCYELTTTEYVYRLCPFKLVSQKPKLGGSPTSLGTWGSWAGPDHDKFSAMKYEQGTGCWQGPNRSTTVRLLCGKETMVTSTTEPSRCEYLMELMTPAACPVPPPEAPTEGDHDEL is encoded by the exons ATGCTTCCGCTGCTTCTGCTGCTACCCTTGTGCTGGGCCGTGGAGGTCAAGAGGCCCCGGGGCGTCTCCCTCACCA CTCATCACTTCTACGACGAGTCCAAGCCTTTCACCTGCCTGGACGGTTCAGCTACCATCCCATTCGATCAGGTCAACGATGACTATTGCGACTGCAAGGATGGCTCTGATGAGCCAG gCACGGCTGCCTGTCCTAACGGCAGCTTCCACTGCACCAACACTGGCTATAAGCCCCTGTATATCCCCTCCAACCGCGTCAACGATGGTGTCTGTG ACTGCTGCGATGGAACAGACGAGTATAACAGCGGCGTCGTCTGTGAAAACACCTGCAA AGAGAAGGGCCGTAAGGAGAGAGAGTCACTGCAGCAGATGGCCGAGGTCACCCGAGAAGGGTTCCGCCTGAAGAAGATCCTTATTGAGGACTGGAAGAAGGCACGGGAGGAGAAGGAG AAAAAGCTCATTGAGCTACAGGCTGGGAAGAAGTCTCTGGAAGATCAGGTGGAGATGCTGCGGACAGTGAAGGAGGAAGCCGAGAAGCCAGAGAAAGAGGCCAAAGAGCAGCACCAGAAGCTGTGGGAAG AGCAGCTGGCTGCTGCCAAAGCCCAGCGGGAGCAGGAGCTGGCGGCCGAtgccttccaggagctggatgaCGACATGGATGGGAT GGTCTCACTCACCGAGCTGCAGACTCACCCGGAGCTGGACACGGATGGGGACGGGGCGTTGTCAGAAGCGGAAGCTCAG gcCCTCCTCAGTGGGGACATTCAGACAGATGCCACCTCTTTCTACGACCGAGTCTGGGCCGCCATCAGGGACAAGTACCGGTCTGAG GCACTACCCACTGACCTTCCAGCACCTTCTGCCCCCGACTTGATGGAGCCCAAGGAGGAGCAGCCGCCAGTGCCCTCACCGcccacagaggaggaggaggaggaggatgaggaggacgaggaggcagaagcggaggaggaggaggaggaggaggagggttcCGAG GAGGCCCCCCCGCCACTGGCCCCACCACAGCCGGCCAGCCCCTCGGAGGAAGACAAAATGCCGCCATACGATGAGCAGACTCAGGCCTTCATCGACG ctgcccaggaggcccGAAACAAGTTCGAGGAGGCCGAGCGGTCCCTGAAGGACATGGAGGAGTCCATCAG GAACCTGGAGCAGGAGATTTCCTTTGACTTTGGTCCCGATGGGGAGTTTGCCTACCTGTACAGCCAGTGCTACGAGCTCACCACCACCGA ATATGTCTACCGCCTCTGCCCCTTCAAGCTTGTCTCGCAGAAACCCAAACTCGGGGGCTCTCCCACCAGCCTCGG TACCTGGGGCTCGTGGGCTGGCCCGGACCACGACAAGTTCAGTGCCATGAAGTACGAGCAAGGCACGGGCTGCTGGCAGGGCCCCAACCGCTCCACCACT GTGCGCCTCCTATGCGGAAAGGAGACCATGGTGACCAGCACCACCGAGCCCAGCCGCTGCGAGTACCTCATGGAGCTGATGACGCCGGCCGCCTGCCCGGTGCCCCCGCCTGAAGCACCCACAGAGGGCGACCATGATGAGCTCTAG
- the ELAVL3 gene encoding ELAV-like protein 3 isoform X4 yields the protein MVTILGAMESQVGGGPAGPALPNGPLLGTNGATDDSKTNLIVNYLPQNMTQDEFKSLFGSIGDIESCKLVRDKITGQSLGYGFVNYSDPNDADKAINTLNGLKLQTKTIKVSYARPSSASIRDANLYVSGLPKTMSQKEMEQLFSQYGRIITSRILVDQVTGVSRGVGFIRFDKRIEAEEAIKGLNGQKPLGAAEPITVKFANNPSQKTGQALLTHLYQSSARRYAGPLHHQTQRFRLDNLLNMAYGVKRFSPIAIDGMSGLAGVGLSGGAAGAGWCIFVYNLSPEADESVLWQLFGPFGAVTNVKVIRDFTTNKCKGFGFVTMTNYDEAAMAIASLNGYRLGERVLQVSFKTSKQHKA from the exons ATGGTCACT ATACTGGGGGCCATGGAGTCTCAGGTGGGGGGGGGCCCGGCCGGCCCGGCCCTGCCCAACGGGCCACTCCTTGGTACAAATGGAGCCACTGAcgacagcaagaccaacctcaTCGTCAACTACCTGCCCCAGAACATGACCCAGGATGAGTTCAAGAGCCTCTTCGGCAGCATCGGGGACATTGAGTCCTGCAAGTTGGTTCGGGACAAGATCACAG ggcagagccttggctaCGGGTTTGTGAACTATTCTGACCCCAATGATGCAGACAAAGCCATCAACACCCTCAACGGCCTCAAATTACAGACGAAGACCATCAAG GTGTCCTATGCCAGACCCAGTTCAGCATCCATCCGGGACGCTAACCTGTACGTCAGCGGGCTCCCCAAGACCATGAGCCAGAAAGAGATGGAGCAGCTCTTCTCCCAGTACGGCCGCATCATCACGTCCCGCATCCTGGTGGACCAGGTCACAG GTGTCTCTCGGGGTGTGGGATTCATCCGATTCGACAAGAGGATTGAGGCCGAGGAAGCTATCAAAGGACTGAACGGGCAGAAGCCGCTGGGTGCAGCCGAGCCCATCACAGTCAAGTTCGCCAACAACCCGAGCCAGAAGACGGGGCAGGCGCTGCTCACCCACCTCTACCAGTCATCCGCCCGGCGCTACGCAGGCCCCCTGCACCATCAGACGCAGCGTTTCCG GCTGGACAATTTGCTAAACATGGCCTACGGCGTCAAGAG GTTCTCCCCAATCGCCATCGATGGCATGAGTGGCCTGGCGGGCGTGGGCCTGTCAGGGGGCGCGGCAGGTGCTGGCTGGTGCATCTTCGTGTACAACCTGTCTCCTGAGGCGGACGAGAGCGTGCTGTGGCAGCTGTTTGGGCCCTTTGGGGCAGTCACCAATGTCAAGGTCATCCGCGACTTCACCACCAACAAGTGCAAGGGTTTCGGCTTCGTGACCATGACCAACTATGACGAGGCAGCCATGGCCATCGCCAGCCTGAATGGCTATCGCCTGGGAGAGCGCGTGCTGCAGGTCTCTTTCAAGACCAGCAAACAGCACAAGGCCTGA
- the ELAVL3 gene encoding ELAV-like protein 3 isoform X2 has product MVTILGAMESQVGGGPAGPALPNGPLLGTNGATDDSKTNLIVNYLPQNMTQDEFKSLFGSIGDIESCKLVRDKITGQSLGYGFVNYSDPNDADKAINTLNGLKLQTKTIKVSYARPSSASIRDANLYVSGLPKTMSQKEMEQLFSQYGRIITSRILVDQVTGVSRGVGFIRFDKRIEAEEAIKGLNGQKPLGAAEPITVKFANNPSQKTGQALLTHLYQSSARRYAGPLHHQTQRFRLDNLLNMAYGVKSPLSLIARFSPIAIDGMSGLAGVGLSGGAAGAGWCIFVYNLSPEADESVLWQLFGPFGAVTNVKVIRDFTTNKCKGFGFVTMTNYDEAAMAIASLNGYRLGERVLQVSFKTSKQHKA; this is encoded by the exons ATGGTCACT ATACTGGGGGCCATGGAGTCTCAGGTGGGGGGGGGCCCGGCCGGCCCGGCCCTGCCCAACGGGCCACTCCTTGGTACAAATGGAGCCACTGAcgacagcaagaccaacctcaTCGTCAACTACCTGCCCCAGAACATGACCCAGGATGAGTTCAAGAGCCTCTTCGGCAGCATCGGGGACATTGAGTCCTGCAAGTTGGTTCGGGACAAGATCACAG ggcagagccttggctaCGGGTTTGTGAACTATTCTGACCCCAATGATGCAGACAAAGCCATCAACACCCTCAACGGCCTCAAATTACAGACGAAGACCATCAAG GTGTCCTATGCCAGACCCAGTTCAGCATCCATCCGGGACGCTAACCTGTACGTCAGCGGGCTCCCCAAGACCATGAGCCAGAAAGAGATGGAGCAGCTCTTCTCCCAGTACGGCCGCATCATCACGTCCCGCATCCTGGTGGACCAGGTCACAG GTGTCTCTCGGGGTGTGGGATTCATCCGATTCGACAAGAGGATTGAGGCCGAGGAAGCTATCAAAGGACTGAACGGGCAGAAGCCGCTGGGTGCAGCCGAGCCCATCACAGTCAAGTTCGCCAACAACCCGAGCCAGAAGACGGGGCAGGCGCTGCTCACCCACCTCTACCAGTCATCCGCCCGGCGCTACGCAGGCCCCCTGCACCATCAGACGCAGCGTTTCCG GCTGGACAATTTGCTAAACATGGCCTACGGCGTCAAGAG TCCCCTGTCGCTCATCGCCAGGTTCTCCCCAATCGCCATCGATGGCATGAGTGGCCTGGCGGGCGTGGGCCTGTCAGGGGGCGCGGCAGGTGCTGGCTGGTGCATCTTCGTGTACAACCTGTCTCCTGAGGCGGACGAGAGCGTGCTGTGGCAGCTGTTTGGGCCCTTTGGGGCAGTCACCAATGTCAAGGTCATCCGCGACTTCACCACCAACAAGTGCAAGGGTTTCGGCTTCGTGACCATGACCAACTATGACGAGGCAGCCATGGCCATCGCCAGCCTGAATGGCTATCGCCTGGGAGAGCGCGTGCTGCAGGTCTCTTTCAAGACCAGCAAACAGCACAAGGCCTGA
- the ELAVL3 gene encoding ELAV-like protein 3 isoform X3 has protein sequence MVTQILGAMESQVGGGPAGPALPNGPLLGTNGATDDSKTNLIVNYLPQNMTQDEFKSLFGSIGDIESCKLVRDKITGQSLGYGFVNYSDPNDADKAINTLNGLKLQTKTIKVSYARPSSASIRDANLYVSGLPKTMSQKEMEQLFSQYGRIITSRILVDQVTGVSRGVGFIRFDKRIEAEEAIKGLNGQKPLGAAEPITVKFANNPSQKTGQALLTHLYQSSARRYAGPLHHQTQRFRLDNLLNMAYGVKRFSPIAIDGMSGLAGVGLSGGAAGAGWCIFVYNLSPEADESVLWQLFGPFGAVTNVKVIRDFTTNKCKGFGFVTMTNYDEAAMAIASLNGYRLGERVLQVSFKTSKQHKA, from the exons ATGGTCACT CAGATACTGGGGGCCATGGAGTCTCAGGTGGGGGGGGGCCCGGCCGGCCCGGCCCTGCCCAACGGGCCACTCCTTGGTACAAATGGAGCCACTGAcgacagcaagaccaacctcaTCGTCAACTACCTGCCCCAGAACATGACCCAGGATGAGTTCAAGAGCCTCTTCGGCAGCATCGGGGACATTGAGTCCTGCAAGTTGGTTCGGGACAAGATCACAG ggcagagccttggctaCGGGTTTGTGAACTATTCTGACCCCAATGATGCAGACAAAGCCATCAACACCCTCAACGGCCTCAAATTACAGACGAAGACCATCAAG GTGTCCTATGCCAGACCCAGTTCAGCATCCATCCGGGACGCTAACCTGTACGTCAGCGGGCTCCCCAAGACCATGAGCCAGAAAGAGATGGAGCAGCTCTTCTCCCAGTACGGCCGCATCATCACGTCCCGCATCCTGGTGGACCAGGTCACAG GTGTCTCTCGGGGTGTGGGATTCATCCGATTCGACAAGAGGATTGAGGCCGAGGAAGCTATCAAAGGACTGAACGGGCAGAAGCCGCTGGGTGCAGCCGAGCCCATCACAGTCAAGTTCGCCAACAACCCGAGCCAGAAGACGGGGCAGGCGCTGCTCACCCACCTCTACCAGTCATCCGCCCGGCGCTACGCAGGCCCCCTGCACCATCAGACGCAGCGTTTCCG GCTGGACAATTTGCTAAACATGGCCTACGGCGTCAAGAG GTTCTCCCCAATCGCCATCGATGGCATGAGTGGCCTGGCGGGCGTGGGCCTGTCAGGGGGCGCGGCAGGTGCTGGCTGGTGCATCTTCGTGTACAACCTGTCTCCTGAGGCGGACGAGAGCGTGCTGTGGCAGCTGTTTGGGCCCTTTGGGGCAGTCACCAATGTCAAGGTCATCCGCGACTTCACCACCAACAAGTGCAAGGGTTTCGGCTTCGTGACCATGACCAACTATGACGAGGCAGCCATGGCCATCGCCAGCCTGAATGGCTATCGCCTGGGAGAGCGCGTGCTGCAGGTCTCTTTCAAGACCAGCAAACAGCACAAGGCCTGA
- the ELAVL3 gene encoding ELAV-like protein 3 isoform X1, giving the protein MVTQILGAMESQVGGGPAGPALPNGPLLGTNGATDDSKTNLIVNYLPQNMTQDEFKSLFGSIGDIESCKLVRDKITGQSLGYGFVNYSDPNDADKAINTLNGLKLQTKTIKVSYARPSSASIRDANLYVSGLPKTMSQKEMEQLFSQYGRIITSRILVDQVTGVSRGVGFIRFDKRIEAEEAIKGLNGQKPLGAAEPITVKFANNPSQKTGQALLTHLYQSSARRYAGPLHHQTQRFRLDNLLNMAYGVKSPLSLIARFSPIAIDGMSGLAGVGLSGGAAGAGWCIFVYNLSPEADESVLWQLFGPFGAVTNVKVIRDFTTNKCKGFGFVTMTNYDEAAMAIASLNGYRLGERVLQVSFKTSKQHKA; this is encoded by the exons ATGGTCACT CAGATACTGGGGGCCATGGAGTCTCAGGTGGGGGGGGGCCCGGCCGGCCCGGCCCTGCCCAACGGGCCACTCCTTGGTACAAATGGAGCCACTGAcgacagcaagaccaacctcaTCGTCAACTACCTGCCCCAGAACATGACCCAGGATGAGTTCAAGAGCCTCTTCGGCAGCATCGGGGACATTGAGTCCTGCAAGTTGGTTCGGGACAAGATCACAG ggcagagccttggctaCGGGTTTGTGAACTATTCTGACCCCAATGATGCAGACAAAGCCATCAACACCCTCAACGGCCTCAAATTACAGACGAAGACCATCAAG GTGTCCTATGCCAGACCCAGTTCAGCATCCATCCGGGACGCTAACCTGTACGTCAGCGGGCTCCCCAAGACCATGAGCCAGAAAGAGATGGAGCAGCTCTTCTCCCAGTACGGCCGCATCATCACGTCCCGCATCCTGGTGGACCAGGTCACAG GTGTCTCTCGGGGTGTGGGATTCATCCGATTCGACAAGAGGATTGAGGCCGAGGAAGCTATCAAAGGACTGAACGGGCAGAAGCCGCTGGGTGCAGCCGAGCCCATCACAGTCAAGTTCGCCAACAACCCGAGCCAGAAGACGGGGCAGGCGCTGCTCACCCACCTCTACCAGTCATCCGCCCGGCGCTACGCAGGCCCCCTGCACCATCAGACGCAGCGTTTCCG GCTGGACAATTTGCTAAACATGGCCTACGGCGTCAAGAG TCCCCTGTCGCTCATCGCCAGGTTCTCCCCAATCGCCATCGATGGCATGAGTGGCCTGGCGGGCGTGGGCCTGTCAGGGGGCGCGGCAGGTGCTGGCTGGTGCATCTTCGTGTACAACCTGTCTCCTGAGGCGGACGAGAGCGTGCTGTGGCAGCTGTTTGGGCCCTTTGGGGCAGTCACCAATGTCAAGGTCATCCGCGACTTCACCACCAACAAGTGCAAGGGTTTCGGCTTCGTGACCATGACCAACTATGACGAGGCAGCCATGGCCATCGCCAGCCTGAATGGCTATCGCCTGGGAGAGCGCGTGCTGCAGGTCTCTTTCAAGACCAGCAAACAGCACAAGGCCTGA